Sequence from the Xenorhabdus nematophila ATCC 19061 genome:
GAAACCGTCTTTGATAACCTGTCCCGGGCCGCCCGGCACCGGGGGGTAATCATGACCAGCAATGCCGCCGGTGAGTTGGTTTTTACCACCGCAGGCAATCAGTCCGTGGCTATCCTGGTGCTGGGCAATGTCCAGCATGCCGGTATCAAAATCAAAACCCTGGATACGTCATTGTCCTGGCAGGAGCGGTTTAGCCTTTATCGTGTCAAAGGCGCTTCGGCGGCAGGGGGCCGCTGGGGTGAAACCCAAACCCCGGTACAGTCCACGGCCATTTATATGGACGCGCGCGATCCGGCGATCACCCGTTACCGCCCGACGATATTTCTGGCCGATGACAACATGACCAAAGCCAGAGGCACTGCCCGCGCCGCGTGGGAGCAAAAGCGCGCAATGGCGCACGCCACTCACGCCACGGTCGGGATCACGGGCTGGTTTAAACCCTCCGGCCAGCTCTGGCAACCCAATGAAATGGTACGGCTGCAAGCGATTCAGGCCGGGTTTTCCGATGAACCGTTGTTGATCGTTGCCGTTAATTATCTGCTGGACAGCGATAACGGTACGATAACGCGGCTGGAACTGATGCCCCGCGAGGGATTTACCGAACCCGCCGACCCGGAAAAGAAAGTTCAGGATGTGAGGTGGAAACCATGATAGCGCAGTTCAACAAGTTTACCGCCAGTCTCTCCCGCCGTATCCGGCTGCTGGTCTCCCGCGGCGTGGTTAACTTCGTCAATGACGCCCTGAAGCAACAAAATATTCAGGTGTCCTTGCTGGCTGAAGAAACCGCCGATGATGTCGAACGCTTTCAGAACTACGGGCAGACCAGCGTCCCGCCGGCGGGCAGTGAAGCGATTGTGTTATCGGTGGGCGGCGTTCGCCAGCATCTGGTTGCCATCGCGGTGGATAATCGCAGTTGCCGTCTGAAGAACCTGAAGAGCGGTGACAGCGCGGTCTATCATCTGGAAGGGCATCATGTGTTGCTGACAGAGAACGGGATGATCCGTATCCACTGCCAGCGGCTGGAAGTGGTCGCCGAAGACGGCATTGTGTTTGACACGCCACAAATCCGCTTTACGGGCAATGTGGATATAGTCGGCGTCAGCCAGGCGAAAGATCATCTGTCAGGCCAGACGAGTGGTAAAGACCATACTCACCAGGAACACGACGGATACAGTACGAGTAAACCCCGATGAATGCAATGAATGATATCGCCTTACAATGGCAAGTCAACGGCGCAGATATCGTCATTGATAATGCTGATATTTTGCTGGATAACTCTTTAAGCACGACGGTCATCATTTCATTATTCACTGACCGCCGGGCACTGGATTCTGACGAACTCCCGGCAGGAACCCGTACCGACAGGCGCGGTTGGTGGGGCGATACCTTTAATACCCGCCCGATTGGCAGCCGGCTGTGGCTGCTCGCCCGCGAAAAGCAACTGTCTGCCGTTCTGCACCGGGCCAAAGCTTACGCCGATGAAGCGCTGGCCTGGCTGATTGATGATGGTCACGTAAAAAAAATCGATGTCACCGCGACTGCGCCTCAATCGGGCGTCTTGCTATTGA
This genomic interval carries:
- a CDS encoding phage baseplate assembly protein, with amino-acid sequence MANTIELILGNKIYSGWKTLDVTRSLEEMSGQFSLGITVKNTDSPLVLKPGHACQLAINGQQVVTGYVDAVDVGINADERTITLSGRDKTGDLVDCAAIHGKGQWRNVSLAAIAKDLCQPFGVTVRWLVKDAAAATAFRQWQIEPGETVFDNLSRAARHRGVIMTSNAAGELVFTTAGNQSVAILVLGNVQHAGIKIKTLDTSLSWQERFSLYRVKGASAAGGRWGETQTPVQSTAIYMDARDPAITRYRPTIFLADDNMTKARGTARAAWEQKRAMAHATHATVGITGWFKPSGQLWQPNEMVRLQAIQAGFSDEPLLIVAVNYLLDSDNGTITRLELMPREGFTEPADPEKKVQDVRWKP
- a CDS encoding phage baseplate assembly protein V is translated as MIAQFNKFTASLSRRIRLLVSRGVVNFVNDALKQQNIQVSLLAEETADDVERFQNYGQTSVPPAGSEAIVLSVGGVRQHLVAIAVDNRSCRLKNLKSGDSAVYHLEGHHVLLTENGMIRIHCQRLEVVAEDGIVFDTPQIRFTGNVDIVGVSQAKDHLSGQTSGKDHTHQEHDGYSTSKPR
- a CDS encoding phage GP46 family protein; amino-acid sequence: MNAMNDIALQWQVNGADIVIDNADILLDNSLSTTVIISLFTDRRALDSDELPAGTRTDRRGWWGDTFNTRPIGSRLWLLAREKQLSAVLHRAKAYADEALAWLIDDGHVKKIDVTATAPQSGVLLLTVIMTLFDGSILPMSFKTALSRI